A single genomic interval of Cucumis sativus cultivar 9930 chromosome 5, Cucumber_9930_V3, whole genome shotgun sequence harbors:
- the LOC101214393 gene encoding probable serine/threonine-protein kinase PBL7 translates to MGFSLGTCSIQRETPLELDHHHCRYNELKIKTLLRKMIWELGFACILPPARFRRKNQGIQDEEHPNVEGQNKNLEHNKAWLLAESGAGGGELLNTDPQSVHSSFRFSFCSQVELETMNIGSSTTAATVLMVNLDNGMMAEALTKELKWRRIESLEKSISPVAHTLIRFRYREILSATRNFSKGRVLGRGALSCVFRGRVGFLRTAVAIKRLDKEDKESAKAFCRELMIASSLHNPNIVPLVGFCIDPEEGLFLVYKYVSGGSLERHLHEKKRGMKGRFSLPWSVRFKIALGIAEAVAYLHNGTERCVVHRDIKPSNILLTSKKMPKLCDFGLATWTAAPSVPFLCKTVKGTFGYLAPEYFQHGKVSDKTDVYAVGVVLLELITGRKPFEARAHGEENLVLWAKPLLQKGKGAITELLDPQVTCTTKNSNQIVQMIEAAAACITGEESRRPGILEIIAILKGEEKAPLPSRSKRYSFLGHGCVTDCYSQFQNTNSEMTGHLALAMSGLPEFEDDDYLFCR, encoded by the exons ATGGGTTTCTCCCTTGGTACTTGTTCTATCCAAAGGGAGACCCCTCTTGAGTTAGATCATCACCATTGTCGCTATAATGAGCTTAAGATTAAAACccttttgagaaaaatgatttgGGAACTTGGGTTCGCGTGTATTCTTCCTCCTGCTCGTTTTCGCCGCAAAAATCAGGGTATTCAAGATGAAGAACACCCAAATGTGGAGGGGCAAAACAAGAATCTAGAGCATAATAAAGCTTGGTTGCTTGCGGAGTCCGGTGCTGGTGGTGGGGAATTGTTAAATACTGATCCACAATCGGTTCATTCGTCTTTCCGGTTCAGTTTTTGCTCTCAGGTTGAACTTGAAACCATGAACATCGGCTCTTCAACCACTGCAGCAACTGTTTTAATGGTGAATTTGGATAATGGTATGATGGCTGAAGCTCTCACCAAAGAATTGAAATGGCGGAGGATTGAGTCTCTAGAAAAGAGCATTTCCCCTGTGGCTCATACTTTGATTAGATTCAGATATCGCGAAATTCTTTCTGCAACCCGCAATTTCTCAAAAG GCAGAGTTTTGGGAAGAGGGGCCTTAAGCTGTGTCTTCAGAGGAAGGGTTGGGTTTTTGAGAACCGCTGTGGCAATCAAACGTTTAGACAAGGAAGATAAAGAATCTGCAAAGGCATTCTGTAGAGAATTAATGATTGCTAGCTCTCTTCATAACCCAAATATAGTTCCTCTTGTTGGGTTTTGCATAGATCCAGAAGAGGGTCtgtttttggtttataaatatgtttctGGTGGAAGTTTAGAAAGGCATTTGCATG AGAAGAAGAGGGGAATGAAGGGTCGTTTTTCTCTTCCCTGGTCAGTAAGATTCAAGATTGCTCTTGGAATTGCTGAGGCTGTGGCTTATCTTCACAATGGGACTGAAAGATGTGTTGTTCATAGAGACATCAAGCCTTCAAATATTCTTCTTACATCCAAGAAAATGCCAAAG TTATGTGATTTCGGGTTAGCAACATGGACTGCTGCTCCATCTGTGCCTTTCCTTTGCAAAACTGTCAAAGGAACATTTGG tTACCTAGCTCCTGAATATTTCCAACATGGGAAGGTATCAGATAAAACAGATGTCTATGCTGTAGGAGTTGTGTTATTGGAACTCATAACAGGCAGGAAGCCGTTCGAAGCAAGGGCACATGGAGAGGAGAACTTGGTTTTATGG GCAAAGCCACTGTTGCAGAAAGGGAAAGGGGCGATTACGGAGCTGCTTGATCCACAGGTGACATGTACGACAaagaattcaaatcaaatagttCAAATGATCGAAGCTGCTGCTGCTTGCATTACTGGTGAAGAATCACGCAGGCCGGGGATATTAGAGATCATTGCTATATTGAAAGGGGAAGAAAAGGCGCCTCTGCCCTCCAGATCAAAGAGGTACAGCTTCTTAGGACATGGATGTGTCACTGATTGTTATTCACagtttcaaaatacaaacagCGAGATGACGGGTCATTTAGCGTTGGCCATGTCTGGACTACCCGAATTTGAAGATGACGATTACCTTTTCTGTCgttga
- the LOC101209191 gene encoding pentatricopeptide repeat-containing protein At1g77360, mitochondrial, which translates to MGETNKRRLSDHTHQRSKKHLPSSSPSSATPSPIPSNSLSHQTHFHNPSPHPPHKNSTPHFLSYLDFPNLPFQIKLMCEIIANSPSLDVEKALEDTGIHATQQDVEEVLKLSYRFPGSSVKFFRWSGRKLNDQHSPYAWNLIIDMLGKNLYFDPMWDAMKSMKSEGLLSLATFASVFSSYVVANRVKDAIMAFEVMDTYGCPHDVVAFNSLLSAICRDGNTKDADEFLQIAKRKIRPDLDSYAIVLEGWESEGNTVCAKQTFGEMIEEIGWDPTNTPAYNSFLCVLLRDPNGLQRALVTFQRLKDKMCYPGFKFFKLALDECIKCGDIKSGKYLWNEIIQSINFQPDTYMFNSMIALCCHQNDTDEARRLLDEMICFGAFPNAETYNLLFQFLLKGRKLRDASAIFDEMIKNEFIPSHANCNAAIRIYIESQDPNGAIKVWKCMLKNYDSDLEETGNFLIVRLQDQKRLPEAVKYAHEMVDRAIKLKDSTLAKLKHSLFEVRKESMYDELMVKLKCSEK; encoded by the coding sequence ATGGGAGAGACCAACAAACGACGTCTCTCCGACCATACCCACCAACGGAGTAAGAAGCATCTACCTTCCTCTTCCCCTTCTTCTGCTACTCCATCTCCTATTCCTTCAAACTCACTTTCTCATCAAACACACTTCCACAATCCCTCTCCCCACCCACCCCACAAGAATTCAACCCCACATTTTCTTTCCTATCTCGATTTCCCTAATTTGCCTTTTCAGATCAAATTAATGTGTGAAATCATCGCCAATTCCCCTTCTCTCGACGTTGAAAAGGCTTTGGAAGACACTGGCATTCATGCTACTCAACAAGATGTTGAGGAGGTTCTCAAATTATCTTACAGATTCCCAGGTTCCTCTGTCAAATTCTTCCGGTGGTCCGGCCGCAAACTCAACGACCAACACAGCCCCTATGCTTGGAATTTGATCATCGACATGTTGGgtaagaatttatatttcGACCCTATGTGGGATGCTATGAAGTCCATGAAGTCAGAAGGGCTGCTTTCTTTGGCCACTTTTGCTTCTGTGTTCAGTAGTTATGTTGTTGCTAATCGTGTTAAAGATGCCATTATGGCTTTTGAGGTTATGGATACTTATGGTTGCCCTCATGATGTAGTTGCATTCAATTCCCTTCTAAGTGCTATTTGTAGGGATGGAAACACTAAGGATGCAGATGAGTTCTTGCAAATAGCTAAGCGAAAAATTAGGCCTGACCTTGATTCTTATGCCATTGTATTAGAAGGGTGGGAAAGTGAAGGAAATACAGTCTGTGCCAAGCAAACTTTTGGAGAGATGATTGAGGAGATTGGTTGGGATCCCACCAATACCCCTGcctataattcttttttgtgtgtatTGTTGAGGGATCCCAATGGGCTACAACGGGCATTGGTGACCTTCCAAAGATTAAAGGATAAGATGTGCTATCCAGGATTTAAGTTTTTCAAGCTTGCCCTTGATGAGTGCATAAAGTGTGGCGACATCAAATCGGGCAAGTATCTTTGGAATGAAATCATACAGAGTATTAATTTTCAGCCTGATACATATATGTTCAATTCAATGATAGCTCTTTGTTGTCATCAAAATGATACTGATGAAGCAAGAAGGCTGTTAGATGAGATGATATGTTTTGGGGCATTCCCCAATGCGGAAACTTACAATTTGTTATTTCAGTTCTTATTAAAGGGAAGAAAGTTAAGGGATGCATCAGCTATCTttgatgaaatgataaaaaatgagtttattcCAAGCCATGCTAATTGTAATGCAGCAATCAGGATTTACATTGAAAGTCAAGATCCGAATGGGGCCATTAAAGTATGGAAATGCATGCTTAAAAACTATGATTCAGATCTCGAAGAGACTGGTAATTTCTTAATTGTACGGCTCCAAGATCAGAAGAGGTTGCCAGAAGCCGTCAAATATGCTCACGAGATGGTCGATAGAGCAATCAAGTTGAAAGATTCAACTTTGGCCAAACTAAAACATAGCCTTTTTGAAGTTAGAAAGGAATCTATGTACGATGAGCTAATGGTGAAGTTGAAATGTTCTGAGAAATAA
- the LOC101214153 gene encoding polcalcin Ole e 3 yields the protein MADDPQDQAERERIFKRFDANGDGKISSAELGEALKTLGSVTADEVQRMMAEIDTDGDGFISYEEFTDFARANRGLVKDVAKIF from the coding sequence ATGGCTGATGATCCTCAAGACCAAGCTGAACGTGAACGCATTTTCAAGCGCTTTGACGCCAATGGCGACGGTAAGATCTCTTCCGCTGAGCTTGGGGAAGCCTTGAAGACCCTCGGCTCCGTCACCGCCGACGAAGTACAACGGATGATGGCTGAGATCGACACTGACGGTGATGGCTTCATTTCCTACGAAGAGTTCACAGATTTCGCTCGTGCTAACCGTGGATTAGTCAAGGATGTTGCTAAGATATTCTAA